DNA from Luteitalea sp.:
GTCATGCTGTTCGGAGCCCTGTTCGCGAGCTACATCCTGATCCGGACGGGGGCGCCGAGCTGGCCGAGGGGAGACACGATTCTGAACGTCCCGCTCGCCACGTTCAACACGATCGTCCTGATTGCGTCCTCCGTCACCATGGTGATGGCCTGGGCGTCGCTGATGCGCCGCCGCTTCGGTACTTATCGGATCTACATGGGGGCGACGATCCTGCTCGGGTTGGTCTTCCTCGTGGTCAAATACTTCGAATACAGCCACAAGTTCCACGACGGGCTCTATCCCAGCACCAACAACTTCCTCGCCATCTATTTCACCCTGACCGGCCTGCACATGCTCCACGTGTTCGGTGGGATGGTGGTGAACGCCTATTTCTGGGGTCCCGGCGCGAAGCTCTGGAAGACGAACCCGGAGTGGTTGACCAACCGCGTCGAGCACTCGGGCCTTTTCTGGCATTTCGTGGATCTGGTCTGGATCTTTCTCTTTCCGACTCTGTATCTTCTGTAGGCGGCATCCATGACGACCCACGACGCAGTTGACATCGACAGACACGTCAGGGTCTACATCACCGTCTTCGTCGCGCTCATGGTCCTGACAATCATCACGGTGGCGGTCTCTCGCGTCCACCTTCCGCTGCCGATTGCCGTGGCCGTGGCGATGCTCGTCGCGACCGTCAAGGGATCGCTGGTGGCGTGCTACTTCATGCACCTGATCTCCGAGAAGAAGCTGATCTACGCGGTCCTCGTGCTGACCGCTGTCTTCTTCGTCGCGCTGCTGGCTCTTCCCGCCGTCACCCACAGCAACGGCTACTGGATTCACGAATGAACCTCAGATGGTTCCATGCGCTGCTGATCCTGCTCTCCGCGCTCCTCGCGGTGCTGTTCGGTGTCTGGTGCCTGGGCCTGTACGCGCGGGAGGACGGGGTCGCAAGCCTGCTCGCGGCCGTCGCGGCCTTCGCCGTGTCGGTCGGCCTGGTCGTCTACGACTCCTGGTTTCTGCGCAAGACGAGGACACTGCGATGACCCGCCTCCGCTCTTCGAGCTTCGGCGAGGCAAGAAGCGCCCGGTGGGAGGTACGCCTCGGGATCCGACGGGCCTGCCTCGCCGTAGCAGCGCAGCTGCGAAGGCGGGCCGTCGCGACGGCGGCCGCCGTGACGATCTGCGGCAGCTCGACCGCCTTCGCGTGCCCGGCGTGCTTCGGGGCGGAGGAGACCTCGATGATCGACGGGGCGAAGCTCGGCATCCTGGTGCTGTTGGCCATTACGCTCGCGGTGCAGGGCGCGTTCGTGGGCTTCTTCCTCTATCTGCGCAAGCGCGCCAAGCGCATCGCTGAGATCGAGCTCGACACCGAGTGGTCGGAGCTCCAAAGAGCGTCGAGAACATCATGACTGACTGGCTCGGCCTCCCGGCGCTCGCCTCGGCTCACGGCGGGCAGATCGACAGCCTGATCGGCTGGACGCACGTCTTCATGCTCATCCTGTTCGTTGGGTGGGGAGGGTTCTTCGCCTACTGCGTGGTTCGTTTCCGGCGATCGCGGCATCC
Protein-coding regions in this window:
- a CDS encoding heme-copper oxidase subunit III encodes the protein VMLFGALFASYILIRTGAPSWPRGDTILNVPLATFNTIVLIASSVTMVMAWASLMRRRFGTYRIYMGATILLGLVFLVVKYFEYSHKFHDGLYPSTNNFLAIYFTLTGLHMLHVFGGMVVNAYFWGPGAKLWKTNPEWLTNRVEHSGLFWHFVDLVWIFLFPTLYLL